In the Blautia coccoides genome, AGCAAAGAATGCCTTTTATAAGGGCAGGCAGATACAGAATTCAGATATGGAGGACAAAATGAATTTAGACTTTAAACCGGTAGAAGCAGAAGATATAGATAGATTGACACCTCTTTTTTGCAGGAGACCCAACAAGACCTGTGACAGCGTGTTTCTTGACAGTTTTATTTGGAGCAAGCTTTACGGCGTTCAGTTTGCGGTCAGCGATGGCAAAGCGATCCAGTGGCTTATGGAGAATGACGGCGTGGCTGGGACAGCCATGCCTATCTGCAGTGAGGAAGATTTGGAACATTATTTCAATGAGATCGTGGAATACTTTAATACCGTACTGAAAAAGCCTTTATATATCCATCTCGCCGATGAGGAGGCAGTTATGGCCCTGGGGCTTATGGAGCAGACGGACAGATTTTTAGTGAAAGAGCAGGAAGACTTAAAGGATTATCTCTATGACGGAGATGCCATGAGATCCCTCTCAGGGAAGAAACTGCATAAAAAGAAAAACCATCTCAATGGATTTAAGAGGGATTATGAGGGCAGGTATGAGTACCGCCGGCTCTGCTGTTCTGACAGAGGGGATGTATGGAAGTTTTTGGACCACTGGAGAGAACAGAAGGGCGAGGAAGTGGAGGCACATCTGGACTATGAGGTGGAGGGAATCCACGAGATCCTAAAAAACTGCTCCAATCTACAGGTCCGCATGGGCGGAGTCTATATTGACGGAAAACTGGAGGCATTTACCATCGGAAGCTTTAATCCCCTGGAAAATATGGCCGTGATCCATATAGAGAAGGCCAATCCTGAGATCCGGGGGTTATACCAGTTCATTAACCAGCAGTTCCTCCTGGCCGAATTTCCGGAAGCGGCTTTGATAAACCGTGAGGACGACCTGGGGATCGAGGGGCTTAGAAAGGCAAAAATGTCTTATAATCCTGTGGGATACGCCAGAAAATATGAAGTAAAGCAGATTGATTTCAAGGCAGAAGCGTGAGGTGCGGTATGGAAACGGCGTATCTGAACAGTTCTGAGAAAAATAGCTGCAGAAGCCTTTGGGAGGAAGCCTTCCCGGAGGATTCCGCACCCTTTACAGACTACTACATGGAAGAAAAGACGAAAGACAATAAGATCCTGGTCCTTCGCAAGAATGGCAGGATCCTCTCCATGCTCCACAGAAA is a window encoding:
- a CDS encoding DUF2156 domain-containing protein codes for the protein MNLDFKPVEAEDIDRLTPLFCRRPNKTCDSVFLDSFIWSKLYGVQFAVSDGKAIQWLMENDGVAGTAMPICSEEDLEHYFNEIVEYFNTVLKKPLYIHLADEEAVMALGLMEQTDRFLVKEQEDLKDYLYDGDAMRSLSGKKLHKKKNHLNGFKRDYEGRYEYRRLCCSDRGDVWKFLDHWREQKGEEVEAHLDYEVEGIHEILKNCSNLQVRMGGVYIDGKLEAFTIGSFNPLENMAVIHIEKANPEIRGLYQFINQQFLLAEFPEAALINREDDLGIEGLRKAKMSYNPVGYARKYEVKQIDFKAEA